A genomic stretch from Tenrec ecaudatus isolate mTenEca1 chromosome X, mTenEca1.hap1, whole genome shotgun sequence includes:
- the GLOD5 gene encoding glyoxalase domain-containing protein 5, producing the protein RGLSRGPRARTTFSSFVHFILCLVTSRLPARMWGRTSEKQSWIDSSQTPPPCLIQRLDHIVMTVKSIEDTTMFYSKILGMEVVTFKGNRKALCFGHQKFNLHEMGKEFEPKAAHPVPGSLDICLITDIPLEKMVWHLKACDVPIEEGPVPRTGAKGPIMSIYFRDPDRNLIEVSNYSSS; encoded by the exons AGAGGGTTGTCTAGAGGCCCCAGGGCAAGGACAACATTTTCCAGCTTTGTCCACTTCATACTGTGCCTTGTGACCTCCAGGCTGCCAGCCAGGATGTGGGGTAGGACATCGGAGAAACAG TCCTGGATAGACAGCAGTCAGACTCCTCCCCCATGTCTTATCCAGAGACTTGACCACATTGTGATGACAGTAAAGAGTATCGAAGACACCACAATGTTTTATTCCAAGATTCTGGGCATGGAGGTTGTGACTTTCAAG GGAAACCGAAAAGCATTGTGTTTTGGACACCAGAAATTTAACCTTCATGAGATGGGAAAGGAATTTGAGCCCAAAGCTGCTCATCCAGTTCCTGGCTCTCTGGACATAtgtctgatcacagatataccaTTAGAAAAAATGGTCTGGCACCTCAAG GCTTGTGATGTCCCCATCGAGGAAGGCCCAGTGCCAAGAACAGGGGCAAAAGGGCCCATTATGTCCATCTATTTCCGAGACCCTGACAGAAACCTGATTGAGGTGTCCAACTACAGCTCCTCATGA